The following are encoded together in the Paludisphaera mucosa genome:
- a CDS encoding RNA polymerase sigma factor: protein MPLSDLDRKLIDRCLGKEPGAWNDFVDRYLGLIYHVIHHVAHSRSRLLSPADTEDIAAEVLLAIVDDDYDVLRRYKGLSSLPTYLTVIVRRICVREIIRRQREAELGHSNAHRETVSDLSGEAEAIATAEEVERILDELPEKEAEVVRLYHLKYMNYRQIGKQLGISENSVGPILAKARKRMRRAGQSNRAG from the coding sequence GTGCCCCTGAGCGATCTTGATCGTAAGCTCATCGACCGGTGCCTGGGGAAGGAGCCGGGCGCCTGGAACGACTTCGTGGATCGGTACCTGGGCCTGATCTACCACGTCATCCATCACGTCGCGCATTCGCGGAGCCGGCTGCTGAGCCCGGCCGACACGGAGGACATCGCCGCCGAGGTCCTGCTGGCGATCGTCGACGACGACTACGACGTCCTCCGACGCTACAAGGGCCTCAGCTCGCTCCCCACCTACCTGACGGTCATCGTCCGGCGGATCTGCGTCCGCGAGATCATCCGCCGCCAGCGCGAGGCCGAGCTGGGCCACTCCAACGCCCACCGCGAGACCGTCAGCGACCTCTCGGGCGAGGCCGAGGCCATCGCCACCGCCGAGGAGGTCGAGCGGATCCTCGACGAGCTTCCCGAGAAGGAGGCCGAGGTGGTCCGCCTGTACCACCTCAAGTACATGAACTACCGCCAGATCGGCAAGCAGCTCGGCATCTCCGAGAACTCGGTCGGCCCGATCCTGGCCAAGGCCCGCAAGCGGATGCGTCGCGCCGGCCAGTCGAACCGCGCGGGCTGA